A stretch of Saccharothrix texasensis DNA encodes these proteins:
- a CDS encoding helix-turn-helix domain-containing protein, with amino-acid sequence MTKAESADSSWSDFVQKQMDDRGMSTGELTEKTGFDRSRLTAWRKGERPNLDTARVVAKAFGMSPLEVMVAAKLLLPEEADLRGVSSPDPGALTDQQLLAELGRRLKNRP; translated from the coding sequence GTGACCAAAGCCGAGAGTGCGGACTCGTCCTGGTCGGACTTCGTCCAGAAGCAGATGGACGACCGCGGGATGAGCACCGGAGAACTGACCGAGAAGACCGGCTTCGACCGGAGCCGCCTGACCGCCTGGAGGAAGGGCGAACGGCCGAACCTCGACACCGCCCGCGTCGTCGCCAAGGCGTTCGGCATGAGCCCGCTGGAGGTCATGGTGGCGGCGAAGCTGCTCCTCCCGGAGGAAGCGGACCTGCGAGGGGTCTCCAGCCCCGACCCGGGCGCCCTGACGGACCAGCAACTGCTGGCCGAACTGGGCCGCCGCCTCAAGAACCGCCCCTGA
- a CDS encoding transcriptional regulator, with translation MPYTIKLRTDVFTKAARLAGFRSDYALAKAMGVNRSTVARVLGGELQPGPAFIGGALTALAPMQFEDLFEIPPVQR, from the coding sequence ATGCCGTACACGATCAAGCTCCGCACCGATGTCTTCACGAAGGCCGCGCGGCTCGCCGGGTTCCGCTCGGACTACGCCCTGGCCAAGGCGATGGGCGTCAACCGCTCCACCGTCGCGCGCGTCCTCGGCGGCGAGCTCCAGCCCGGCCCGGCGTTCATCGGCGGCGCGTTGACGGCGCTCGCGCCGATGCAGTTCGAGGACCTCTTCGAGATCCCCCCTGTCCAGCGGTGA
- a CDS encoding tetratricopeptide repeat protein, producing the protein MSDEPRHEVARLRRELRTAGHDWFDAHRDELPAALRAALAEPEAAVALFADVWPALPADVDETWSRALLDLGAELAAALPTSLLLATGFRRAAVHLRGRGAHRLAAVAGMRELAVHRLRDDDPDAAADALHDLAATYRAQGRLHKVVGCADEVLELYLLHDDRPGAARALAHLGELMIEVGRHDSAIKYLSRADKLFEDSADRARTLAALGRALWLSGDRAVAHRRFNRALALLIGTDDDEAQRVRDLVAGLESVAEPVQQGHADLDQQADDEADPRHAR; encoded by the coding sequence GTGAGCGACGAGCCACGGCACGAGGTCGCGCGGTTGCGCCGGGAGCTGCGGACCGCCGGGCACGACTGGTTCGACGCGCACCGGGACGAGCTGCCCGCCGCCCTGCGCGCCGCGCTGGCCGAACCGGAGGCCGCGGTCGCGCTGTTCGCCGACGTGTGGCCCGCCCTGCCCGCCGACGTGGACGAGACGTGGTCGCGCGCCCTGCTCGACCTCGGCGCCGAGCTCGCCGCCGCCCTGCCCACGTCCCTCCTGCTGGCCACCGGCTTCCGCCGGGCCGCGGTGCACTTACGCGGCCGGGGGGCGCACCGCCTCGCCGCCGTCGCGGGGATGCGCGAGCTGGCCGTCCACCGCCTGCGCGACGACGACCCGGACGCCGCGGCGGACGCCTTGCACGACCTGGCCGCCACCTACCGCGCCCAGGGCCGGCTGCACAAGGTCGTCGGGTGCGCCGACGAGGTGCTGGAGCTGTACCTCCTGCACGACGACCGGCCCGGCGCCGCGCGGGCGCTGGCCCACCTCGGCGAGCTGATGATCGAGGTCGGCCGGCACGACTCCGCGATCAAGTACCTGTCCCGGGCGGACAAGCTCTTCGAGGACTCCGCGGACCGCGCGCGCACCCTGGCCGCGCTCGGCCGGGCGCTGTGGTTGTCCGGTGACCGCGCCGTCGCCCACCGGCGGTTCAACCGCGCGCTCGCGCTGCTCATCGGGACCGACGACGACGAGGCGCAACGCGTGCGCGACCTGGTGGCCGGGCTGGAGTCAGTCGCGGAACCAGTGCAGCAGGGCCACGCCGACCTGGATCAGCAGGCCGACGACGAGGCGGACCCGCGGCACGCCCGGTGA
- a CDS encoding Fic family protein: MDFRPLPDGQWSPVPELPGIPEALRREGAYLPPPLPSDLTLPVSTYRRCAEAEHALGRLDEAAQRLGVRSALVRSTQVRDANSSAGLSGVFVGLRETFAADLLASQDGPPPTDSAAPTQLVAPFLRACDHGLGRVREGAAVDAELVGEVAAIMTGGTPGRRLTDVLRDAPGRLGVSDARAYLLTATGAHLVALLEQWSTWVREEDEQPRIAKVALAHYQLEVLQPFPTANGHVARAFSTLEMVRCGLVRDQVLPLSVWLDTALDEYQRQIRAVVDTGRVDRWVEFFATAVRDQALAQLRLIGHLEALAADYAARLPRKGKLPLVAAELIGLPVVDNRSLRTRYGVTAKAATDLTARLVELGVLVPWEFQPYRRVFLCRDVLRLLADHPDTTA, translated from the coding sequence ATGGATTTTCGCCCTCTGCCTGACGGGCAGTGGTCGCCGGTGCCCGAGCTGCCCGGCATCCCCGAAGCACTCCGGCGCGAAGGCGCCTACCTGCCACCGCCGCTGCCCTCCGACCTGACGCTGCCGGTGTCGACCTACCGCCGGTGCGCCGAAGCCGAGCACGCGCTGGGCCGGCTCGACGAGGCGGCCCAGCGCCTGGGTGTGCGGTCCGCGCTCGTCCGGTCGACGCAGGTCCGCGACGCCAACAGCTCCGCCGGCCTGTCCGGTGTCTTCGTCGGACTGCGCGAGACGTTCGCGGCGGACCTGCTGGCCTCGCAGGACGGTCCACCGCCGACGGACAGCGCCGCGCCGACCCAGCTGGTGGCGCCGTTCCTGCGGGCGTGCGACCACGGTCTGGGCAGGGTCCGCGAGGGCGCCGCGGTCGACGCGGAGCTGGTCGGCGAGGTCGCCGCGATCATGACCGGCGGCACGCCCGGTCGTCGCCTGACGGACGTGCTGCGCGACGCGCCCGGCCGGTTGGGCGTCAGCGACGCGCGGGCCTACCTGCTGACGGCGACCGGCGCGCACCTCGTGGCGCTGCTGGAGCAGTGGTCGACGTGGGTGCGCGAGGAGGACGAGCAGCCGCGGATCGCCAAGGTCGCGCTCGCGCACTACCAGCTGGAGGTGCTGCAACCGTTCCCCACGGCCAACGGGCACGTCGCGCGCGCGTTCTCGACGCTGGAGATGGTGCGGTGCGGGCTGGTGCGCGACCAGGTGCTGCCGCTGTCGGTGTGGCTGGACACGGCGCTGGACGAGTACCAGCGGCAGATCCGCGCCGTGGTCGACACCGGCCGGGTGGACCGCTGGGTCGAGTTCTTCGCCACCGCCGTGCGCGACCAGGCGTTGGCGCAGCTGCGGCTGATCGGCCACCTGGAAGCGCTGGCCGCCGACTACGCCGCCCGGTTGCCGCGCAAGGGGAAGCTGCCGCTGGTGGCCGCGGAGCTGATCGGCCTGCCCGTGGTGGACAACCGGTCGCTGCGCACCCGCTACGGCGTCACCGCGAAAGCCGCCACCGACCTCACCGCCCGCCTGGTCGAGCTGGGCGTGCTCGTGCCGTGGGAGTTCCAGCCCTACCGCCGGGTGTTCCTGTGCCGGGACGTGCTGCGCCTGCTGGCCGACCACCCCGACACCACGGCCTGA
- a CDS encoding toxin-antitoxin system HicB family antitoxin, with protein sequence MDLTPYVDNLRRELATAAEAGGAEARALAERLVAPLESAVRLTLLEALSVAMDEITRDLAPGSVDVRLRGRDPEFVVSAPADATVSQDGATELPPVVAEDGPVARINLRLPEHLKSRVEEAAAREGVSVNAWLVRAAAAGLGHGGRPTGRSSSRQSFTGWVR encoded by the coding sequence ATGGACTTGACGCCGTACGTCGACAACCTCCGCCGGGAGCTCGCCACCGCCGCCGAGGCGGGTGGCGCGGAGGCACGGGCACTGGCCGAGCGACTCGTCGCCCCGCTGGAGTCGGCGGTGCGGTTGACGCTGCTGGAAGCCCTGTCCGTGGCCATGGACGAGATCACGCGGGACCTCGCGCCCGGCTCGGTCGACGTGCGGCTGCGGGGCCGTGACCCGGAGTTCGTGGTCTCGGCGCCGGCTGATGCCACGGTGAGCCAGGATGGTGCCACGGAGCTGCCGCCGGTGGTGGCCGAGGACGGCCCGGTGGCGCGGATCAACCTGCGGTTGCCCGAGCACCTCAAGTCGAGGGTCGAGGAGGCCGCCGCCCGCGAGGGCGTCTCGGTCAACGCCTGGCTGGTGCGGGCCGCCGCGGCCGGGCTCGGGCACGGCGGCAGGCC